One genomic segment of Bacteroidota bacterium includes these proteins:
- a CDS encoding AAA family ATPase, which produces MIRKIQLIKQFGVFKDYKWDTTDGIKDFKEKNVIYGWNYSGKTTISRIFSSLGQTNSRKI; this is translated from the coding sequence ATGATTAGAAAGATTCAACTCATAAAACAATTCGGAGTTTTCAAGGACTACAAGTGGGACACCACAGACGGCATAAAAGACTTCAAGGAGAAGAATGTAATTTATGGCTGGAACTATTCAGGCAAGACAACAATCTCAAGAATATTTTCTTCGCTGGGACAAACAAATTCACGAAAAATATAA
- a CDS encoding transposase: MQYIQGTNRTQAVLFTESLDQIVSADNEVRLIDLFAESIKIEEYGFVIKLNTEGRPAYNPKDLLKLFIYGYLNSIRSSRVLEKECKRNVEVMWLMKQLVPDHNTISNFRRDNEKAIRKVFRYTVSIAKQFELIGGKLIAGDSTKLRAQNSKKNNFNQKKIDLHLEYIENKLSE, encoded by the coding sequence ATGCAATACATACAAGGAACAAACCGAACCCAAGCCGTATTGTTTACCGAAAGTTTAGATCAGATTGTCAGCGCTGATAATGAAGTGCGCCTGATAGATTTGTTTGCCGAAAGCATCAAGATTGAAGAGTATGGTTTTGTAATTAAACTAAACACAGAAGGTCGCCCGGCATACAATCCCAAAGATTTGCTTAAACTTTTTATTTACGGCTACCTCAACAGCATACGATCATCGCGCGTGCTGGAGAAAGAATGCAAACGTAATGTGGAAGTGATGTGGCTGATGAAACAACTTGTGCCCGACCACAACACCATCAGCAACTTCAGACGCGACAATGAAAAAGCCATTCGAAAAGTGTTTCGCTATACGGTAAGCATTGCCAAACAATTTGAATTGATAGGTGGTAAACTTATAGCAGGCGACAGTACAAAACTTCGCGCACAAAACAGCAAGAAGAATAATTTCAATCAAAAGAAAATTGATCTGCACCTGGAGTACATCGAAAACAAGCTTTCCGAATAA
- a CDS encoding winged helix-turn-helix transcriptional regulator, translated as MDNISCIRQQADIKQINRCKDRVSELNGSFDYLSNGLELAGNNVRLKILFLLYEEKRLCVCDISDILGMTISAISQHLRKLKDRKLIETEREAQTIFYSLTKEYEKMLKPFFKILDENKILETI; from the coding sequence ATGGACAATATTTCTTGCATACGACAACAAGCGGACATTAAACAAATAAACCGCTGTAAAGACAGAGTTTCAGAACTCAACGGCTCGTTTGACTATTTATCGAACGGACTTGAATTGGCGGGCAACAACGTAAGACTGAAAATTCTGTTTCTACTTTATGAAGAAAAACGGCTTTGTGTCTGCGACATAAGTGATATTCTCGGTATGACAATTTCGGCAATTTCTCAACATTTACGAAAACTCAAAGACCGAAAACTAATTGAAACCGAACGAGAAGCACAAACCATTTTTTACTCATTGACAAAAGAGTATGAAAAAATGTTGAAACCGTTTTTTAAAATACTTGACGAAAACAAAATTTTGGAAACAATATGA